From the Camarhynchus parvulus chromosome 13, STF_HiC, whole genome shotgun sequence genome, one window contains:
- the NDST1 gene encoding bifunctional heparan sulfate N-deacetylase/N-sulfotransferase 1, with translation MTVLARARRGIWQLSPQVVLLLLFAFCLLSVFVSAYYLYGWKRGLEPSGDVAGPDCDEPKVAPSRLLPLKTLKVADSSRTDPLVLVFVESLYSQLGQEIVAILESSRFKYRTEIAPGKGDMPTLTDKDRGRFALIIYENILKYVNLDAWNRELLDKYCVEYGVGIIGFFKANENSLLSAQLKGFPLFLHSNLALKDCSINPKSPLLYITRPSEVEKGVLPGEDWTVFQSNHSTYEPVLLAKTKSAESIPHMSVDAALHTTVMQDLGLHDGIQRVLFGNNLNFWLHKLVFVDSVSFLTGKRLSLPLDRYILVDIDDIFVGKEGTRMKVEDVKALFDTQNELRTHIPNFTFNLGYSGKFFHTGTDAEDEGDDLLLSYVKEFWWFPHMWSHMQPHLFHNQSVLAEQMTLNKKFAVEHGIPTDMGYAVAPHHSGVYPVHVQLYEAWKQVWSIRVTSTEEYPHLKPARYRRGFIHNGIMVLPRQTCGLFTHTIFYNEYPGGSSELDKIINGGELFLTVLLNPISIFMTHLSNYGNDRLGLYTFKHLVRFLNSWTNLKLQTLPPVQLAQKYFQIFSEEKDPLWQDPCEDKRHKDIWSKEKTCDRFPKLLIIGPQKTGTTALYLFLGMHPDLSSNYPSSETFEEIQFFNGHNYHKGIDWYMEFFPIPSNTTSDFYFEKSANYFDSEVAPRRAAALLSKAKIITILINPADRAYSWYQHQRAHDDVVALKYTFHEVITAGPEAGPRLRALQSRCLVPGWYATHIERWLNSYHANQILVLDGKLLRTEPAKVMDTVQKFLGVTNFIDYHKTLAFDPKKGFWCQLLDGGKTKCLGKSKGRKYPEMDSDSRSFLRDYYRDHNIELSKLLYKMGQTLPTWLREELQSTR, from the exons ATGACTGTGCTGGCCAGGGCCCGGCGGGGTATCTGGCAGCTCTCTCCACAGGTGGTGTTGCTCCTGCTCTTTGCCTTCTGCCTGCTCAGTGTTTTCGTCTCTGCTTATTATTTATATGGGTGGAAAAGGGGCTTGGAGCCCTCTGGGGACGTGGCGGGGCCGGACTGCGATGAGCCCAAGGTCGCCCCTTCCCGCTTGCTGCCACTGAAGACCCTCAAGGTGGCCGACTCCTCCCGCACGGACCCCTTGGTGCTGGTCTTCGTGGAGAGCCTCTActcccagctgggccaggagaTTGTGGCCATTTTGGAGTCGAGTCGCTTCAAATACAGGACAGAGATTGCCCCGGGGAAGGGGGACATGCCCACGCTGACCGACAAGGACCGGGGACGCTTTGCGCTCATCATCTACGAGAACATCCTCAAGTACGTCAACCTGGACGCCTGGAACCGGGAGCTGCTGGACAAGTACTGCGTGGAGTACGGCGTGGGCATCATCGGCTTCTTCAAG GCAAATGAGAACAGCCTTCTGAGTGCCCAGCTGAAGGGCTTCCCACTCTTCCTCCACTCCAACCTGGCGCTGAAGGACTGCAGCATCAACCCCAAGTCGCCCCTGCTCTACATCACGCGGCCCAGTGAGGTGGAGAAGGGTGTGCTGCCCGGGGAGGACTGGACTGTCTTCCAGTCCAACCACTCCACCTATGAGCCTGTCCTCCTGGCCAAGACCAAGTCAGCTGAGTCCATCCCTCACATGAGCGTGGATGCTGCCCTGCACACCACCGTGATGCAGGACCTGGGCCTCCACGATGGCATTCAGAGGGTGCTCTTCGGCAACAACCTCAACTTCTGGCTGCACAAGTTGGTCTTTGTGGACTCTGTCTCCTTCCTGACGGGCAAGAGGTTGTCTCTGCCCCTTGACCGCTACATCCTGGTGGACATTGATGACATCTTTGTGGGCAAGGAGGGCACACGCATGAAGGTGGAAGATGTCAAG GCACTGTTTGACACCCAGAACGAGCTGCGCACCCACATCCCGAACTTCACCTTCAACCTGGGATACTCAGGGAAATTCTTCCACACAG GTACTGATGCTGAGGACGAAGGTGATGACCTGCTGCTGTCCTACGTGAAGGAGTTCTGGTGGTTCCCCCACATGTGGAGCCACATGCAGCCTCACCTCTTCCACAACCAGTCGGTTCTCGCTGAGCAGATGACCTTAAACAAGAAATTCGCTGTT GAGCATGGCATCCCCACCGACATGGGGTACGCTGTGGCCCCCCACCACTCGGGCGTGTACCCTGTGCACGTGCAGCTGTACGAGGCCTGGAAGCAGGTTTGGTCCATCAGGGTGACGAGCACGGAGGAATATCCCCACCTGAAACCCGCCCGCTACCGCCGCGGCTTCATCCACAACGGCATCATG GTACTCCCCCGGCAAACCTGTGGCCTGTTCACACACACCATTTTCTACAATGAATACCCTGGTGGCTCCAGTGAGCTGGACAAAATCATCAACGGGGGTGAACTGTTCCTGACTGTCCTCCTGAACCCT ATCAGCATCTTCATGACCCACCTGTCCAACTATGGCAACGACCGCCTGGGCTTGTACACCTTCAAGCACCTGGTCCGCTTCCTCAACTCCTGGACCAACTTGAAGCTGCAGACATTGCCCCCCgtgcagctggcacagaaatACTTCCAGATCTTTTCCGAGGAGAAAGACCCACTGTGGCAG GATCCCTGTGAAGACAAACGACACAAGGACATTTGGTCCAAAGAAAAGACCTGTGACCGATTCCCGAAGCTTCTTATCATTGGGCCTCAAAAAACAG GAACAACTGCCCTTTATCTCTTCCTGGGGATGCACCCGGACCTGAGCAGCAACTACCCCAGCTCAGAGACCTTTGAGGAGATACAGTTCTTCAATGGACACAACTACCACAAGGGCATCGACTG GTACATGGAATtcttccccatcccctccaACACCACCTCTGACTTCTACTTCGAGAAAAGTGCCAACTACTTTGACTCTGAAGTGGCTCCCCGGcgagctgcagccctgctgtccaAGGCCAAAATCATCACCATCCTCATCAACCCTGCAGATCGAGCCTACTCCTGGTATCAG CACCAGCGAGCTCACGATGACGTGGTTGCCCTGAAGTACACATTCCACGAGGTGATCACGGCGGGGCCCGAGGCCGGGCCGCGGCTGCGGGCGCTGCAGAGCCGCTGCCTGGTGCCGGGCTGGTACGCCACCCACATCGAGCGCTGGCTCAACAGCTACCACGCCAACCAG ATCCTGGTGCTGGATGGCAAGCTGCTCCGAACAGAACCCGCCAAGGTGATGGACACGGTCCAGAAATTCCTCGGCGTGACCAACTTCATCGATTATCACAAGACCCTGGC GTTTGATCCAAAGAAAGGATTCTGGTGTCAGCTTCTGGATGGAGGGAAAACGAAATGCTTGGGAAAGAGCAAAGGGAGGAAGTACCCCGAGATGGATTCAGAT TCACGCTCCTTCCTGCGGGACTATTACAGGGACCATAACATAGAGCTCTCCAAGCTCCTGTACAAAATGGGGCAGACTCTGCCCACCTGGCtgcgggaggagctgcagagcaccaggtag